The proteins below come from a single Serratia fonticola genomic window:
- a CDS encoding vWA domain-containing protein, giving the protein MRRLPVYLLLDTSGSMTGEPIEAVKNGVQTLLSTLRQDPYALETAYVSVITFDSSARQAVPLTDLLSFKLPELVASGTTALGEALSLVATSISNEVQKTTAETKGDWRPLVFIMTDGSPTDDWRKGVSDFKAARTGVVVACAAGHSAETKVLQEITEIVLQLDTADSTSIKAFFKWVSASISVGSQKVESGKKEVIGLDDLPPPPPEVNVVL; this is encoded by the coding sequence ATGAGAAGACTTCCGGTCTATCTGTTACTTGATACTTCGGGCTCCATGACGGGCGAACCCATTGAAGCGGTCAAAAATGGGGTGCAAACGCTGCTCTCCACCCTGCGACAAGATCCCTACGCCCTTGAAACCGCCTATGTTTCCGTGATCACCTTCGATTCTTCCGCACGCCAGGCAGTGCCCCTCACCGATCTGCTGAGCTTCAAGCTGCCAGAACTGGTGGCCAGCGGCACCACTGCGCTGGGTGAGGCCCTCTCACTGGTCGCCACCAGCATCAGCAACGAAGTGCAGAAAACCACCGCCGAGACCAAAGGTGATTGGCGCCCGCTGGTGTTCATCATGACCGATGGCTCGCCAACGGATGACTGGCGCAAAGGCGTCAGCGACTTTAAAGCCGCCAGAACCGGCGTGGTCGTTGCCTGTGCCGCTGGCCACAGTGCCGAAACCAAAGTACTACAAGAAATCACCGAGATCGTGCTCCAGCTGGATACGGCGGACTCCACCTCGATCAAAGCCTTCTTTAAATGGGTGTCGGCCAGCATTTCCGTCGGCAGCCAGAAAGTCGAGTCAGGTAAAAAGGAAGTTATTGGCCTGGACGATTTACCGCCACCACCACCCGAAGTTAACGTTGTTCTATAA
- a CDS encoding IS110 family transposase, with translation MRRTPVGVDIAKHKFDVAVLLDNQKYKTKKFANTPSGCREFAAWLSRFGDCHVCMEATGSYSTELATYLADNNYHVSLMNPACIHSFGNTELARNKTDKSDAAMIARYCALHQPDPWFPAPLSERQLTALVRHLKNLEEMRQMEENRLEVAEAVIVPSLNEHIATLDELIRETKKKISQHIDDNPDLKRDSELLKSIPGVGEMLSSSLLAFAGNLRRFTSSKALVAYAGLNPQRCESGMFKGKSRLSKVGHGELRSALYMPAVVASQYNVVVKDLTERLKLRGKSGKERVCAAMRKLLQLAYGVVKSGKTFNAEIPLAG, from the coding sequence ATGCGTAGAACCCCTGTCGGCGTTGATATCGCCAAACACAAATTTGATGTCGCCGTACTGCTGGACAATCAGAAGTATAAAACCAAAAAGTTTGCCAATACCCCTTCTGGATGCCGCGAGTTCGCAGCCTGGTTGAGCCGCTTTGGCGACTGTCATGTCTGTATGGAAGCCACCGGGAGCTACAGTACGGAACTGGCCACTTATCTGGCAGACAACAACTACCACGTCAGTCTGATGAACCCGGCGTGTATCCATTCCTTCGGCAATACAGAACTGGCCCGGAACAAAACGGACAAAAGCGATGCAGCGATGATAGCCCGCTACTGCGCACTGCATCAGCCTGACCCGTGGTTCCCAGCCCCGTTGAGCGAACGCCAGTTGACCGCGTTGGTCAGGCATCTTAAGAACCTGGAAGAGATGCGTCAGATGGAAGAAAATCGCCTGGAGGTGGCCGAAGCAGTCATCGTCCCTTCACTCAATGAGCACATCGCCACGTTGGATGAACTGATACGAGAAACGAAGAAGAAAATCAGTCAGCACATCGATGATAACCCTGACCTGAAACGGGACAGCGAGTTGCTAAAAAGTATCCCTGGAGTGGGAGAGATGCTGAGCTCCAGCCTGCTGGCCTTCGCAGGAAACCTGCGTCGGTTCACCAGCAGCAAGGCCCTGGTAGCGTACGCAGGACTGAATCCACAGCGATGTGAGTCGGGGATGTTTAAAGGGAAAAGCCGGTTATCGAAAGTGGGACACGGTGAGCTACGAAGCGCGTTATACATGCCCGCGGTGGTGGCAAGCCAATACAATGTTGTGGTTAAAGACTTAACAGAAAGGCTGAAGTTGCGTGGGAAATCGGGCAAAGAGAGAGTGTGTGCGGCGATGCGAAAACTGCTGCAACTGGCCTATGGTGTGGTGAAATCAGGAAAGACATTTAATGCGGAAATACCGCTTGCCGGATAG
- a CDS encoding HTH domain-containing protein: MQLNTRQARIYKLAILLSAGKPVSADKIITELDCSGPTLTRVLKELRESYEAEIKYRKATHSYQLTASGHLDKKTFRRMQDALAANSELKTSETVSRVYLDKEKKKAVSLSLKMSVLRKIDRLSRVTETTRSEAVDMVVERCIDDLVRSIQASKQKP; the protein is encoded by the coding sequence ATGCAACTCAATACGCGACAGGCACGGATCTATAAGCTGGCCATTTTACTCAGTGCGGGTAAACCCGTATCCGCAGACAAGATCATCACTGAGTTAGACTGCTCGGGGCCAACCCTGACACGCGTGCTTAAGGAATTGAGGGAATCCTACGAGGCGGAGATCAAATACCGCAAGGCCACTCACTCCTATCAGTTGACTGCATCTGGGCATTTAGACAAGAAGACGTTTCGCCGTATGCAAGATGCGCTGGCGGCTAACTCGGAGCTGAAGACCAGCGAAACCGTCAGCCGGGTCTATCTGGATAAAGAGAAGAAGAAAGCCGTGTCGCTGTCATTGAAAATGTCGGTGCTACGCAAAATCGATCGCTTATCCAGAGTGACGGAAACGACCCGCAGCGAAGCGGTGGATATGGTTGTTGAGCGCTGTATCGATGACCTGGTGCGCAGCATTCAGGCCAGCAAGCAGAAGCCGTAA
- a CDS encoding HpcH/HpaI aldolase/citrate lyase family protein translates to MNQRLSPWRLGASLYMPATRTDIADTILNNKIAGLRSLIVCLEDAVSDEDIPQALDNLRELTQTLAQAKAAEGNDHWPLVFVRPRHKEMGKQLLASMDFSAVDGFVLPKFTLASLPYWWNMMQDSHLCMMPTLETEEVFDVVQMRELANTLHHHPCYRRIIALRIGGNDLMNVVALRRPRNLTLYDGPMGYVIKMLVAVFSPRDFALTAPVCEHIDDHQIMDKELALDIAHGLVGKTAIHPNQIGKIEKALMVQANDHTDALRILNSSQAVFKSQGTMCEPATHRRWASEILARAQVYGIANESSQESHRFSINAGSH, encoded by the coding sequence ATGAACCAACGACTTTCCCCTTGGCGGCTGGGTGCTTCACTCTATATGCCCGCCACCAGAACCGATATCGCCGATACGATCCTCAATAACAAGATCGCCGGTTTACGCTCGCTGATCGTCTGCCTGGAAGACGCGGTCAGCGACGAAGATATTCCCCAGGCGCTGGACAACCTGCGCGAACTCACCCAGACGTTGGCCCAGGCCAAGGCCGCGGAGGGCAATGACCACTGGCCGCTGGTGTTCGTACGGCCTCGCCATAAAGAAATGGGTAAACAACTGCTGGCGAGCATGGATTTCAGCGCGGTGGACGGCTTTGTGCTGCCCAAATTCACACTGGCTTCGCTGCCTTACTGGTGGAACATGATGCAGGACTCGCACCTGTGTATGATGCCCACGCTCGAGACAGAAGAAGTGTTTGATGTGGTGCAAATGCGTGAGTTAGCCAACACCCTGCATCACCATCCGTGCTATCGGCGCATCATCGCCCTGCGTATCGGTGGCAACGATCTGATGAACGTGGTGGCACTCAGAAGGCCGCGCAACCTGACGCTGTATGACGGCCCGATGGGCTATGTGATCAAAATGCTGGTCGCCGTGTTTTCCCCGCGTGATTTCGCCCTGACGGCACCGGTTTGCGAGCATATTGACGATCATCAGATTATGGATAAGGAATTGGCGCTCGATATCGCCCATGGCCTGGTCGGCAAGACGGCGATCCATCCGAATCAGATCGGCAAGATCGAAAAGGCGTTGATGGTGCAGGCCAACGATCATACCGATGCGCTGAGGATCCTTAACTCCTCACAGGCGGTGTTTAAATCGCAGGGAACCATGTGCGAGCCCGCAACCCATCGCCGCTGGGCGTCAGAAATCCTGGCGCGCGCTCAGGTATATGGAATTGCCAACGAGTCATCTCAGGAAAGCCACCGGTTTAGCATCAACGCAGGCAGTCATTAA
- a CDS encoding cysteine protease StiP family protein yields the protein MSDFVPFSGSYLPEDVHFLLQPVEMEMTPVDQKEQLIQSGARHYSEMLSQEPEPTPSHLDLFARALDQGAGRLAKEVSMLALALIERFGDTPIVLASLVRAGVPLGVMLQQTLRAMGKESYHYGISIIRDRGIDSVALDWIEARHGTEGIVFVDGWTGKGAITGELIRSLNNRPGYPAQPRLVVLADPCGCSWLAASDDDWLIPFGIMGAPVSGMISRSIWSNEGLHGCVQCDHLAQFECSRLLVDTVAQYRATLDTAALEPCTQDAERKAYLKQQSEQVVNHLAEKYQVASINRIKPGIAEATRAVLRRVPDHVLVRAVDDPDVALLVYLAREKGLTITEVGDEIGQYRAVTIIKKVL from the coding sequence ATGTCTGATTTTGTGCCCTTTTCCGGCTCATACCTGCCCGAGGACGTTCACTTTCTGCTGCAACCGGTAGAAATGGAAATGACGCCGGTCGATCAGAAAGAACAGCTGATCCAGTCCGGTGCCCGTCACTACTCGGAGATGTTGAGCCAGGAACCGGAGCCGACCCCTTCACACCTCGACCTGTTTGCCCGCGCACTCGATCAGGGAGCAGGACGCCTGGCAAAAGAAGTCTCGATGCTGGCCCTTGCGCTGATTGAACGGTTCGGCGATACGCCGATAGTTCTGGCCAGCCTGGTGCGTGCCGGTGTTCCTCTAGGGGTGATGCTCCAGCAAACGCTGCGAGCCATGGGTAAAGAGTCGTATCACTACGGCATCAGTATCATCCGCGACCGGGGCATCGACTCGGTGGCACTCGACTGGATCGAGGCGCGCCACGGTACCGAAGGGATAGTCTTTGTCGATGGCTGGACGGGCAAGGGAGCCATTACCGGCGAACTGATCCGCTCCCTCAACAACCGGCCTGGCTATCCTGCCCAGCCCCGCCTGGTAGTGCTTGCCGATCCCTGTGGGTGTTCGTGGCTGGCAGCCAGCGACGACGACTGGCTGATCCCGTTTGGCATTATGGGCGCGCCGGTTTCCGGCATGATCTCACGCTCCATCTGGTCAAATGAAGGCCTGCACGGCTGTGTACAATGCGATCATCTCGCCCAGTTTGAATGCAGCCGTCTGCTGGTGGATACCGTGGCACAGTATCGCGCTACGCTAGACACAGCGGCGCTTGAGCCCTGCACACAGGATGCAGAGAGAAAGGCTTACCTGAAACAACAAAGTGAGCAGGTGGTTAACCACCTCGCCGAAAAATATCAGGTTGCCAGCATTAACCGAATTAAACCAGGGATCGCAGAGGCTACGCGCGCTGTGCTACGCAGAGTACCGGATCACGTCTTGGTCCGTGCGGTAGACGATCCCGACGTCGCGCTGCTGGTCTATCTGGCACGTGAAAAGGGGCTGACCATTACCGAAGTCGGTGATGAGATCGGGCAGTACCGTGCGGTAACCATTATCAAGAAGGTGCTCTAA
- a CDS encoding phosphoribosyltransferase domain-containing protein — MLNTYSRTLSCGTLKVTPTGGTIALDDLFDVAERRNPKRAFLFVSKVLGRHIPVKPSVMRAVYQQLAALFPACDQGPVLFIGMAETAVGFGAGVFDEVRGSVSDPVYLTSTRHPVEGGELLCEFKENHSHATDHLLYLPQDAELRRRVLEAKTVVLIDDEATTGNTFINLLQALQQDAGLHNIARAITVTLTDWSGDALAQRSPIPIQYVSLVQGDWHWEKNPDAPVPVMPAVNVTATGSVPITGKQSWGRLGISSPSADLGRDIQTHPGEKLLVLGSSEFVWEPFLLAERLEKQGAEVKFSSTTRSPIATGFAIQSAIAFGDNYGLGIPNFVYNVAHQQFDRILLCIETPAASVDPALIEALKQVAPSVEVVSYE, encoded by the coding sequence ATGCTAAATACCTATTCCCGCACGCTGTCCTGCGGCACGCTGAAAGTAACCCCAACGGGCGGCACGATCGCGCTGGATGATCTGTTTGACGTAGCCGAAAGGCGCAACCCGAAACGCGCGTTTCTGTTCGTCAGCAAGGTGCTGGGCCGCCATATTCCGGTGAAGCCGAGCGTCATGCGCGCCGTCTATCAGCAATTGGCCGCGCTGTTCCCGGCCTGTGATCAAGGCCCGGTGCTGTTTATCGGCATGGCGGAAACCGCCGTCGGCTTCGGTGCTGGCGTGTTTGACGAAGTCCGGGGCAGCGTTAGCGACCCGGTATACCTCACCTCCACCCGTCACCCGGTAGAAGGGGGCGAGCTGCTGTGCGAATTCAAAGAAAACCACAGCCACGCCACGGACCATCTGCTTTATCTGCCCCAGGATGCCGAGCTGCGCCGACGCGTACTGGAAGCTAAAACCGTCGTGCTGATCGACGATGAGGCCACCACCGGCAACACCTTCATCAACCTGCTCCAGGCTTTACAGCAGGATGCCGGGTTACACAACATTGCCCGCGCCATCACCGTTACGCTGACCGACTGGAGCGGCGACGCCCTCGCCCAACGCAGCCCAATCCCTATCCAGTATGTGTCACTGGTTCAGGGTGACTGGCACTGGGAAAAAAATCCCGATGCTCCGGTGCCGGTGATGCCAGCCGTCAACGTTACCGCTACCGGCAGCGTGCCGATCACCGGTAAACAAAGCTGGGGCCGTTTGGGCATCTCATCGCCAAGTGCGGATCTGGGGCGCGATATTCAGACGCATCCAGGGGAGAAATTGCTGGTGCTGGGCAGCAGCGAGTTTGTCTGGGAGCCCTTCCTGCTGGCTGAACGCCTGGAAAAACAGGGGGCCGAGGTTAAATTCAGCTCCACCACCCGTTCGCCGATTGCCACCGGATTCGCTATCCAGTCCGCCATCGCCTTTGGCGATAACTATGGGCTGGGCATCCCCAACTTTGTCTACAACGTGGCCCACCAGCAGTTTGACCGGATCCTGTTGTGCATCGAAACCCCCGCGGCAAGCGTTGATCCCGCGTTAATTGAGGCGTTAAAACAGGTCGCCCCTAGCGTTGAGGTCGTAAGCTATGAATAA
- a CDS encoding ATP-grasp domain-containing protein has translation MTLKMWLMEGLSSQRDIIQGIVSLVKAKQTAVTVVASHRNERNEILSQADVALFEPKEDEQRLPFILSTVEKCGINAIHTGRNTQWFEAHRQQIEAAGVTLTTGATSQAMFELADDKVAFAQAMERHGLPVVPSLRIESVAELRDLISRSPFSGAQLCVKPVKGIYGMGFWRFDESVGPMAAFTHPENRKVNPQRYLSALADAGEFEPLVLMPYLPGPEYSVDMLVDRGTVLAAVARKKEGALQYLENHGEAFELAIACATAMQADGLVNVQTRNDTSGRPVLLEINLRPSGGIGYTRFSGVNLPGLFALYKLGVMSQQEVIDEAKSAFSPAIVRSITDVVRYHPELDNLLVKD, from the coding sequence ATGACACTCAAAATGTGGCTTATGGAAGGTTTATCTTCCCAGCGGGATATTATTCAGGGCATCGTTTCATTGGTGAAAGCCAAGCAAACTGCCGTGACGGTGGTTGCCTCACACCGTAATGAACGTAACGAGATCCTCTCCCAGGCAGACGTCGCCTTGTTCGAACCGAAAGAGGACGAACAGCGGCTACCCTTTATTCTGTCTACGGTGGAAAAGTGCGGCATCAATGCCATCCATACGGGCCGTAACACGCAGTGGTTCGAAGCTCATCGCCAACAGATCGAGGCTGCCGGTGTCACACTGACCACCGGTGCCACCAGCCAGGCCATGTTTGAGCTGGCCGACGACAAAGTGGCATTTGCCCAGGCCATGGAGCGGCATGGGTTGCCGGTCGTCCCCTCTCTGCGCATTGAGTCGGTGGCCGAGCTGCGCGATCTGATTAGCCGTTCCCCTTTCTCTGGCGCGCAGCTGTGCGTCAAACCGGTGAAGGGTATTTATGGCATGGGATTTTGGCGTTTTGATGAAAGCGTGGGCCCGATGGCCGCCTTTACCCATCCGGAAAACCGCAAAGTGAATCCACAGCGCTACCTCAGTGCTTTGGCGGACGCTGGCGAGTTTGAACCACTGGTGCTGATGCCTTACCTGCCTGGCCCTGAATACTCCGTCGACATGTTGGTTGATCGGGGCACCGTGCTGGCTGCCGTCGCACGTAAAAAAGAAGGGGCGCTGCAATATCTGGAAAACCACGGCGAGGCGTTTGAACTGGCTATTGCCTGTGCCACCGCGATGCAGGCCGATGGCCTGGTCAACGTGCAAACCCGCAACGACACCAGCGGGCGTCCGGTGCTGCTGGAAATCAACCTGCGCCCGTCTGGCGGTATCGGCTATACCCGTTTCAGCGGCGTCAATCTGCCGGGCCTGTTTGCCCTGTATAAGCTTGGCGTAATGAGCCAGCAGGAAGTGATTGATGAGGCTAAATCTGCATTCTCCCCAGCGATCGTCCGTTCTATTACCGATGTCGTCAGATATCACCCCGAGCTCGACAACCTGCTGGTGAAGGACTAA
- a CDS encoding TerD family protein — MVSLTKNQTVSLSKQSSAINQLHFGLGWDPIKKKGGLLSKMFGGGSDAIDLDAGCVLLDKDGNTLDTIWFRQLKSRCGAVVHSGDNLTGEGDGDDEVILVELAKLPAQVEYLAFTVNSFRGQSFNDVENAFCRVVDQAKKELARYELKEQGAHTGIVIASLRRNNGQWDFTAHGKACSGRTIDDMHADIVATVVR, encoded by the coding sequence ATGGTGTCATTAACCAAGAACCAGACCGTTTCGCTCAGCAAGCAGTCATCTGCCATCAACCAGCTGCACTTCGGCCTGGGGTGGGATCCGATCAAGAAGAAAGGCGGTCTGCTGAGCAAAATGTTCGGCGGCGGCAGTGATGCCATCGATCTCGATGCTGGCTGCGTATTGTTGGACAAAGATGGCAATACCCTCGACACCATCTGGTTCCGCCAGCTTAAGTCTCGCTGCGGCGCAGTGGTGCACAGCGGCGACAACCTGACCGGTGAAGGCGATGGCGATGACGAAGTCATCCTGGTCGAGCTGGCAAAACTGCCTGCTCAGGTGGAATACCTGGCCTTTACCGTCAACAGCTTCCGTGGGCAGTCGTTCAACGATGTGGAAAACGCGTTTTGCCGCGTGGTCGATCAGGCCAAAAAGGAACTGGCGCGTTATGAGCTGAAAGAGCAGGGCGCGCATACCGGCATCGTGATTGCTTCACTTCGTCGTAACAATGGCCAATGGGATTTTACCGCGCATGGCAAAGCCTGCAGCGGCAGAACCATTGATGACATGCATGCAGACATCGTCGCTACCGTGGTGCGCTAA
- a CDS encoding TerD family protein — MNMTPGANAPVPSKLLTVRVLSGASVDASAFRLYADGKVKGDADMIFYGQPKSDDATVALTQEGHNSNFAVDVSRLHPDVQKVAFTVTCEGAQTVAGLQRLLVQIEADNEVLLVGTVELNGRQEAALILGELYRRNSEWKFRFIAQGFNGGLKPLAEHFGVDVSDAPAPAAAPAPTSAPAPTPEPAKISLSKVSLTKEKPAISLTKRDNFGEIRINLNWHRGSGPTGLRAMFSSNKGVDLDLGAFVEMANGEKTVIQALGKRFGDYNREPFVQLQGDDRTGDISDGEWLHINGREWKHIREVLVYAFIYEGVASWDKTDGVVTLHVPDQPPIETRMSEGQNNRNMCAIARLVNENGSIKVERVNRFFNGHSDMDQAFGWGFSWRAGSK; from the coding sequence ATGAATATGACTCCGGGGGCCAATGCCCCAGTTCCATCTAAATTATTAACGGTGCGCGTGCTGTCCGGCGCATCGGTCGATGCCTCCGCTTTCCGTCTGTATGCCGATGGCAAAGTGAAGGGCGACGCGGACATGATCTTTTATGGTCAGCCCAAGAGCGATGACGCCACGGTTGCCCTGACCCAAGAAGGTCATAACTCCAACTTCGCGGTAGACGTCAGCCGCTTGCACCCAGACGTGCAGAAAGTCGCCTTTACGGTGACCTGTGAAGGGGCTCAAACCGTCGCTGGCCTGCAACGTTTGCTGGTCCAGATTGAAGCGGATAACGAAGTGCTGCTGGTGGGTACCGTTGAGCTGAATGGCCGCCAGGAAGCCGCCTTGATCCTGGGTGAGCTCTATCGTCGCAACAGCGAATGGAAGTTCCGCTTTATCGCTCAGGGCTTCAACGGCGGGCTGAAACCGCTGGCTGAGCATTTTGGTGTGGATGTGTCTGATGCTCCTGCCCCGGCAGCGGCTCCTGCGCCAACGTCTGCACCGGCCCCAACGCCGGAGCCAGCCAAAATCAGCCTGAGCAAAGTGTCGTTAACCAAAGAAAAACCGGCTATCAGCCTGACCAAGCGGGATAACTTTGGGGAAATCCGTATCAACCTGAACTGGCATCGCGGCAGCGGCCCGACGGGTTTACGGGCGATGTTCAGTTCGAACAAGGGCGTCGATCTCGATCTCGGGGCGTTTGTTGAAATGGCCAACGGGGAAAAAACGGTGATCCAGGCGCTCGGTAAGCGTTTTGGTGACTACAACCGCGAGCCGTTTGTCCAACTGCAAGGCGATGACCGCACCGGTGATATCTCGGATGGCGAATGGCTGCATATCAACGGGCGCGAATGGAAACATATCCGCGAAGTGCTGGTTTATGCCTTTATCTACGAAGGGGTCGCGAGCTGGGATAAAACGGACGGCGTGGTGACGTTGCACGTGCCAGACCAGCCACCGATTGAAACCCGCATGTCGGAAGGCCAGAACAACCGCAACATGTGTGCCATTGCGCGCCTGGTTAACGAGAACGGTAGCATCAAGGTTGAGCGTGTTAACCGCTTCTTTAACGGTCACAGTGACATGGATCAGGCTTTCGGCTGGGGTTTCAGCTGGAGAGCAGGGTCAAAGTAA
- a CDS encoding tellurite resistance TerB family protein, whose product MSFFNKVKGAFSASRDELTKQVSRFKNKKFMQGTVAVCARISVASGGVSAEEKQKMIGFLQASDELKVFETSEVIEFFNKLIASFEFDVEIGKGETMKYILALKDQPEAAQLAIRVGIAVAKSDGDFDQDEQKAVREIVAALGFDAAEFGL is encoded by the coding sequence ATGAGTTTTTTCAACAAGGTTAAAGGGGCATTCAGTGCCAGCCGCGACGAACTGACCAAGCAGGTTAGCCGTTTCAAGAACAAAAAGTTCATGCAGGGTACCGTGGCTGTGTGCGCCCGTATCTCCGTGGCCAGCGGCGGTGTCAGCGCTGAAGAAAAACAGAAGATGATTGGGTTCCTCCAGGCATCTGATGAGCTGAAAGTGTTCGAGACTTCTGAAGTCATCGAATTCTTTAACAAACTGATCGCCAGCTTTGAGTTCGATGTCGAAATCGGCAAAGGCGAAACCATGAAGTATATCCTGGCGCTGAAAGATCAGCCGGAAGCGGCCCAACTGGCCATCCGTGTGGGTATCGCCGTAGCCAAAAGCGACGGTGACTTCGACCAGGATGAGCAAAAAGCGGTACGTGAAATCGTGGCTGCTCTGGGCTTTGATGCGGCCGAATTCGGTCTTTAA
- a CDS encoding TerC/Alx family metal homeostasis membrane protein yields the protein MVSTHIGFPTETVIVFIVLAVGAIFIDLFMHRDDKPISLKSAALWSVFWVAIAMAFAGFLYIHHGAEVASLFVTGYALEKVLSVDNLFVMMAIFSWFAVPDRYRHRVLYWGIIGAIVFRGIFVAIGTGLLSLGPYVEIVFALIVAWTAVMMLRSGDDGDEIEDYSQHLAYRMVKRFFPIWPKLRGHAFLLSQKEVDEELAKPENKDVTIGRGAKAWRYATPLMLCVAVVELSDVMFAFDSVPAIIAVSREPLIVYSAMMFAILGLRTLYFVLEALKQYLTHLEKAVIVLLFFIAVKLGLNATDHIWHHGYSISATASLFVVLGVLAVGIIASVMFPGKPDAEEKKES from the coding sequence ATGGTATCCACGCACATCGGCTTCCCGACCGAAACCGTCATTGTTTTCATTGTATTGGCTGTCGGGGCCATTTTTATCGACTTGTTTATGCACCGCGATGACAAGCCTATTTCGCTGAAGAGCGCAGCCCTATGGTCTGTGTTCTGGGTTGCCATTGCGATGGCCTTTGCCGGTTTCCTGTATATCCACCACGGCGCCGAAGTGGCCAGCCTGTTTGTCACCGGTTATGCCTTAGAGAAAGTGCTGTCGGTTGATAACCTGTTTGTCATGATGGCAATCTTCTCTTGGTTCGCCGTGCCGGATCGCTATCGTCACCGCGTGCTCTACTGGGGCATTATCGGGGCTATCGTGTTCCGCGGCATCTTCGTTGCCATCGGTACCGGTTTGCTCAGCCTCGGGCCATACGTTGAAATTGTCTTTGCACTGATCGTGGCCTGGACGGCGGTGATGATGTTGCGCAGCGGCGATGACGGTGATGAGATCGAAGACTACTCGCAACACCTGGCGTACCGCATGGTTAAACGGTTCTTCCCGATTTGGCCAAAACTGCGGGGCCACGCTTTCCTGTTAAGCCAGAAAGAAGTTGATGAAGAGTTGGCTAAGCCGGAAAACAAGGATGTGACCATTGGCCGTGGTGCCAAAGCCTGGCGCTATGCGACACCGCTGATGCTGTGTGTGGCCGTGGTTGAGCTGTCCGACGTGATGTTTGCGTTTGACTCCGTACCGGCCATCATCGCCGTGAGCCGTGAGCCGCTGATTGTTTACAGCGCCATGATGTTTGCCATCCTCGGCCTGCGTACGTTGTATTTTGTGCTGGAAGCCCTGAAGCAGTACCTGACGCATCTGGAAAAAGCCGTTATTGTGTTGCTGTTCTTCATTGCGGTGAAACTGGGTCTTAATGCCACCGACCACATCTGGCATCATGGGTACAGCATTTCAGCAACGGCGAGCCTGTTTGTCGTGCTGGGCGTTCTTGCGGTGGGTATTATCGCGAGCGTTATGTTCCCAGGCAAACCCGACGCCGAGGAGAAAAAGGAGAGCTGA
- the terD gene encoding tellurium resistance membrane protein TerD — protein sequence MSVSLSKGGNVSLSKAAPTMKNVLIGLGWDARSTDGQDFDLDASAFLLAANGKVRGDADFIFYNNLTSSDGSVTHTGDNRTGEGDGDDESLKIKLDMIPADVDKIVFVVTIHDAQARRQSFGQVSGAFIRLVNDDNQTEVARYDLTEDASTETAMLFGELYRNNAEWKFRAVGQGYAGGLASVCAQYGINAS from the coding sequence ATGAGTGTTTCTTTATCTAAAGGCGGTAATGTTTCCCTGAGTAAAGCAGCCCCAACCATGAAGAATGTGTTGATTGGTCTGGGTTGGGACGCACGCTCCACCGATGGTCAAGACTTTGACCTGGATGCCTCTGCATTCCTGCTGGCCGCAAACGGGAAAGTGCGCGGTGATGCTGACTTCATTTTTTATAACAACCTGACTTCCTCTGACGGTTCCGTTACTCATACCGGTGACAACCGTACGGGTGAAGGCGACGGCGATGACGAATCTCTGAAAATCAAACTGGATATGATCCCAGCTGATGTCGACAAAATCGTGTTTGTGGTCACTATCCACGATGCGCAGGCTCGTCGTCAGAGCTTTGGCCAGGTATCCGGTGCCTTTATCCGTTTGGTGAACGATGACAACCAGACTGAAGTGGCCCGTTACGACCTGACAGAAGATGCGTCCACCGAAACCGCTATGCTGTTTGGTGAGCTGTATCGTAACAACGCCGAGTGGAAATTCCGCGCGGTAGGTCAGGGTTATGCCGGTGGCTTGGCTTCCGTGTGTGCTCAGTACGGCATCAACGCATCCTGA